Genomic segment of Mycolicibacterium psychrotolerans:
AGGCCCGCAGCCTGGAACGCCGGCCCGGCTATCAGGCCGTGCTCGACCGGGTGTCCCGCTTCGTGCCCCGCCCGCCGGCGAAGGTGCGTGCGTGAAACGGGTGGTGGTCGCCGGCCTCGGCGACACCGGCGTGCTCACCGCGATCAAACTGGCCCGCCACACGCAGGTGACCGGGATCTCGAGCAAGCCGGGTCTGGTGAGCGGGCAGGAGCTGGGCTGGCGGCTGGCGCGGCCGCAGGAGTGGGCCCGGCACAACTGGATCCCGTTCGGCCGGTTCCGCGGTCTGGACCGCGTCAGCACCGTGCACGGCACCCTGACCGGGCTGGATCTCGAATCACGCTGCGTGCTGGTCGAACTCGCCGACGGGACGGCGCAGCAGGTGCCCTACGACGCCCTCGTCATCGCCACCGGGGTGCACAACGGCTTCTGGCGCACACCCGCGCTGCAGGGCGTCGACGAGATCGACGCCGACCTTCGCGACCCGCACGACCGGCTCGCCGCCGCCCGGTCGGTGATCGTCGTCGGGGGTGGCGCCGCGGCGGTCAGCAGCGCCGCGCAGATCGCCACCGCCTGGCCCGGGACCCGGGTGGACCTCTACTTCCCAGGGGACCGGGCGCTGGTCGGGCATCATCCGCGGACGTGGAAGACGGTGCAGCGCAGGCTGATCGATGCCAGCGTGGGCCTGAATCCCGGACACCGGGCCGAGCTGTCGCCCGGGTTCACCCCCGCCGCGTTGACCACCGAGCCGGTGCACTGGAGCACCGGCCAGCCCCCGGCCACCGCGGATGTGGTGCTGTGGGCGATCGGCCGGGTGGCTCCGAACACCGGATGGCTGCCCGCCGAACTCCTCGACGAGCACGGCTTCGTCCGGGTCACCCCGACGCTGCAGGTGCCCGGGCACCCGGAGGTGTTCGCGATCGGCGACGTGGCGGCCACCGATCCGCTGCGCAGTTCGGCGCGCAACCGTGCCGACGGCCTGCTGGCCCGCAACGTCCGGGCATTCTTCGACGGCGGCACGCTCAAGGCCTACCGGGCGCCGACGCGGCGCTGGGGATCGGTGCTGGGCATCCAGCCCGACGGACTCGAGGTGTTCGCCCCCAACGGCCGGGCGTTCCGGTTCCCGGCGTGGTCCTTCGAGCGGGTGCTGATGCCTTGGATAGTGCGGTGGGGGATTTACCGGGGGATCAGATCCGAGCCATCTCGGCGTTGATCCGGTCCAGCAGCTGCGGATAGCGCTTGGCCTCGCGGTGCCCGCCGGGCTTGCCGCTGCTGACCACCGCGACCGACAGCGCGCGGGTGGGGTCGGCCCACATCGCGATGTGGGTCAGCCCGGTGTGCCCGAACGCGCCTGCCGCGTCACGCCCGAACGGCCCGAACCGCTTGGAGCCCAACATGTATCCAGTGCCCCACCGCATCGGCGCCATCCCGGTCGCGAGGTCGGGGCGCAGCCGCCGCGCCTCGGCGGTCGCGGCGCGCAACGTCTCGGCCGACATCACCCGGACGCCGTCCAGTTCTCCGCCGCGGCAGAGGATCTCAGCGAACCGGGACAGCTCGTGGGCGTTGGACACCGTGTTCGACGACGGGATGACACCGGTGAGGAAGGCCGGCGTGTTGGAGAACGGGATGATCTGCTGCGGGGTGCCGCCGACGGCGGTCTTGAACGCCTTGGCAATCGGGGCGGGCAGCGGCTTGCCGGTGACGTGGCTCAGCGCAACCAGCGGAACATCCTGTGGCGCAACGCCGTAATTGGTCCAGCGGAAGCCCAGCGGGCCCAGGATCTCGTCGTGCAGGATGTCGCGGATGTTGCGGTCGGTGGCGGCGTTGATGATCTCGCGCATCAGCGGCCCCCACGTGACGCCGTGGTAGATGTGGACCAGCCCGGGCGGATACACGGGCTTCATCCGGCCGAGCATCTCGCGGGTGTACTCGCTGTCGTCCATGCGCTTGAGGTCGGGGCGCGGGCCGGTGGCGAACGGCACGCCGGCGCTGTGCGTCATCACGTGCCGGATGGTGGTGCGGTCCTTGCCGTGGCTGGTGTAGCTGGGGAGGTAGTCGCACACCCTGTCATCGAGGGAGAAGACGCCGCGTTCGACGAGCATGTGCGCGACGGTTGTGGTGATGGCCTTGGCGGTCGAGTACACGCAGAACGGGGTGTCAGTGCCGACCACCACCTTCTCCGCGTCCGGGGCGTCGGCCGGACCGTTGCCGCGGGCGTGGCCGATGGCCCGGTCGAGGACGATGCGGCCCTCGCGGCGCACACACACCTGGATCGCCGGGTGCATGCCCGCGGCGTACCAGTGCCGGGCCGCCTGCCAGATCCGCTCCACCGCGGCCGGGTCGACGCCGGTGTGGTCCTCGGCGGCGACCGACGTGACCGCGTCGAGGTCGTCGGCGACGGGGATCCGGCCTGCTGCCGCTGAAGTCAGCGAGGTCCTCCGTTGAACATGCCGCTGCCGATGGCCTGGGTCAGCGCTCCCAGCAGATCGCCGGGCCCCGGCTGGGGAGGCATCGGTGCGTTGGTCAGCTGCCAGGCCTGGCAGTCGCTGGTGGTGAAGGACGTGTCGGTCGCCTGGATCTCGACGAACGCCGGCTTCTTGGTCAGTGCGTTGTCCACGAGCTTGTCGCCCGCGGCGCGCTTCCAGTAGCAGGCTCCGCCGTCGACCGGTCCCGCGGACTGGTACACCCCGGGGGCGATGTCCTTGCCGACTGTGTAGGAGCCGTCGGCGTCGATCGTGGTCTTGAGCGCCGCCGGAGCGGGCCCCGGCGCGGGGGCGGGCGTCGGCGACGCCGGCTGGGCCTGCGCCACGGCCGGCACGACACAGGCGCACGCCAGTGCCACGGCGATGGTGGCGGCGGTGGGGGTCGGCCTCATAGGAAGCGAGTCTAAGTGCAGCGGCGGCGGGAGTGAACCCGCCGCCGCGTCACATAGGGGATGTGCTCGCTCAGCCGGCCATGAAGGTGTTGTAGGCCGACTGCAGATCGCCGGGCAGCACGTTGACGTTGCAGGCGCGCTGGGTGTCACCGATCGGCGACAGGATGCCCCGCAGGTCGTAGTACTCGCCCGGGTTGGCGGTGAAGTAGCCACGCAGGTTGGCCTCGGCCTCCGGACGCGGCTGGTTCATCGCCGCGGTGACCGCCTGGTTGGCGCCGGGATGGCTGTCGAGGTACTGACGCGCGGCGGTGGCCACCGAACCGGCGGTGCCCGCCACCTGGCTGGCGCTGCACTGCTCACCGGGAGCGGCCGACGCGACGGGCACTGCCACGGTCGCCGCGGCCAGGCCGCCGAAGACGCATGCCGCCCCGACGCGGGCCAGGTTCTTGCGCACGCTGATAGCACTGGAATTCATGTTGGTTTGGTTCCTCACGGATCTCGAAACGGTTGATGCTGTCCCCCACCCGAAATCCACGGTAACCGTGCTCGGGCAGAGGCAAACCCGGCGAGCCGCGCGCGCACGAACACCGCTGCGGGCGTTACTGTTTGCGGGCGTGACATCGGCCTCAATCCGGTGCGGAAACGGCGTTTTGAGGCGCCCGGAATTGGGGATCGACTGAGGTTTCTCACAGTCGGCGGGTTTTCCTTAAATGATCGTGATATCGGTTGTGTCCGAATCGTTATGCGCCGACGCCCGCTAAGTTCACGCTGTGCACGCTGAGACGACCGATGTGTGGACGGTGATGTCCACCGCCCGGACCCTGCGGCGGTTCACCGACGAACCCGTCGGCGATGCGACGCTGCAGCGCTGCCTGCAGGCGGCGACGTGGGCGCCCTCGGGCGCCAACGCCCAGGCGTGGCGGTTCGTCGTGCTGCGCAGCCCCGAACAGCGCGCGGTGGTGGCCCGGGCTGCCGCGCCTGCGCTGTCGGTCATCGAGCCGGTCTACGGCATGAGACGGCCCGCCCCGGACGACCGCAGTCCGCGGGCCCGTAACGACCGGGCCACCTACGAGCTGCACGACCGTGCCGGCGAGTTCACCTCGGTGCTGTTCACCCAGAAGCGCTTCGCCACCGCGTCAGAGCTGCTGCTCGGCGGGTCGATCTTCCCGGCCATGCAGAACTTCCTGCTCGCCGCCCGTGCGCAGGGCCTCGGGGCCTGCCCGACCAGCTGGGCCTCCTACGACGGCGAGCATCTGCTCCGGAAGGCCGTCGGGGTGCCGGCGGACTGGATGCTGGCGGGTCACGTCGTGGTCGGCTGGCCGAAGGGCAGGCACGGTCCGCTCCGGCGCCGTCCGCTGCGGGAAGCCGTCAACCTCGACCGTTGGGACCAGAGCTGGGACCAGAACAAATGACGCTGCCGTCGCCGACGGCTAACTTGGTGGCGTGAAGCTGGATCTGCTCATGCCCGGCATCGAGGTGGGCCTGGTGACCACGAACCTCGACGCGATGACGGCGTTCTACGAAGGATTCCTCGAACTCGAGCCGCAGGGCGAGATCGCGTTCTCCGATGCCGGGGGTGGCGGTTCGCAGCGCCGCTACACGCTGGGGAACAGCGTGCTGAAGCTTGTCACCTACACGACCGCGCCCGCACCGGCCGTGCCTGGCGGCGGCCGCGCACAGGCCGGGTTGCGGTACTTCACGATCGGGGTCAACGGGCTGCGCGCCGTCGCCGAAGCGTTCGAGGCGTCGCCCTACGAGATCGTCGAGCCGGTGACGGAGTTCGCGCCGGTCCCGGGCATGGGTTTCATGTTCGTCGCCGACCCCGACGGCAACCACCTCGAGCTGTTCGGGACCCTGTGAGCTACCCGCCGAGTTATCCGACGCCGCCGCAGCAGGCCCCGGCCTGCTACCGGCACCCCGACCGGCCGACCTACGTCCGCTGCACGCGGTGCAATCGCTACATCTGCGGTGAGTGCATGCACGACGCCGCTGTCGGGCATCAGTGCGCCGACTGCGTCAACGAAGGCGCCCGCTCCGTGCGCCAGGCCACCACCCCGTTCGGGGCGGTGCAGCGCCGGTCGAGGACGCCCGTCGTCACGTACACGCTGATCGGCCTCAACGTCGCGATGTTCGCGCTGCAGATGGCGGTCCCCGGCACTCAGCGGGCGCTGGCGCTGTTGCCGCTCGCGGTCGCCGAGGGTGAGTGGTATCGGCTGGTGACCTCGGCGTTCCTGCACTTCGGCATCACCCACATCGCGTTCAACATGCTGGCGCTGTACTTCGTTGGCCCGCAGCTGGAGGCGGCGCTGGGCCGGTTGCGATTCAGCGCGCTGTATCTGCTCAGCGCGCTGGGCGGCTCCGCGCTGGCCTACCTGCTGACGCTCAACGCGCTGACCGCCGGGGCGTCGGGAGCCGTGTTCGGGTTGTTCGGCGCGACCTTCGTGGTGGGCAAACGCCTCAACATGGACATCCGCGGCGTGATGGCCGTCATCGCGCTGAACCTCGCCTTCACGTTCGTCTTTCCGCTGATCAGTTCGGTGAACATCAGCTGGCAGGGCCACATCGGCGGGCTGGTCACCGGCGCCGCTGTCGCCGCGGCGTACGCCTACGCCCCGCGCGCCAGCCGGGTGGCCGTGCAGGCAGGCGCCAGCGCGGTGGTCCTGGTGTTGCTGCTCGCGATGATCGTGTACCGGACCGCCGATCTGCGGGCGATGTTCGGGCTCAGCTAGCGGTCAGGCCTGCCGCGTCGGCCACCGCCTCGAGCGCCGCCAGATGCTGTTCGACGGTGCGCAGTCCGGCGCCCATCAGGTCCACCGACAGGTGCGTCGCGCCGGTGCGTGCCCATGCGTCCGTCCCGGCGGCGATGGCGTCCGGGTCGTGCCGCCACTGCACGCGGCCCTCCATGCCGATGCCCGCCGGGTCGCGCCCGGCGTCGCGCGCTGCGGCGTCGACGAGGGATCGGGCCTCCTCCAGCGCCGGACCGGGCGGCACGATCGGGAACCACCCGTCGGCGAACCGGCCGGCCCGCGCGTATGCGCGCGGGGACGCCGCCCCCATCCACAGCGGGATGGGCCGCTGCACCGGGTGCGGCGCCAGTCCGGCGCCGATGACGCGGTGGTGCCTGCCCTCGAAGGTGACCGACCGCTGCGTCCACAGCAGCCGCAGCAGTTCCAGTTGCTCCTCCGAGCGCTTGCCGCGGTTGCCGAACTGCTCGCCGAGGGCCTCGTACTCGACGGCGTTCCACCCCAGCCCGACCCCGAGCCGCAGCCGCCCGCCGCTGAGCAGGTCGACCTCGGCGGCCTGCTTGGCCACCAGCGCGGTCTGCCGCTGCGGCAGGATGATCACCCCGGTGACCAGCTCCAACGTCGACGTCAGCGCGGCGAGGTAGCCGAGCAGCACCAGCGGCTCGTGGAACGTGGTGTCGATGTCGTAGGGCCCGGCCCACCCCTGGTGCACCGCGGGGTCGGCCCCTAGCACGTGGTCGTAGGCCAGCAGGTGGGCGAAGCCGAGCTCCTCGGCGCGCGCGCCGAAGGCGCGCACCGCCCCGGGATCTCCGCCGAGCTCGGTTTGCGGGAACACCACTCCGACGCGCATACAGACAGCCAACCATCGCCGCGTGGAAAATCGTCCCTCCGGGTAAGAAGAGAGGGTGTTCGGCTTACCCGATCGGATCCGCGCCTGCCTGTTCGATCTCGACGGAGTGCTCACCGACACCGCCAGTGTGCACCGCCGGGCATGGAAGGCGATGTTCGACGAGTACCTGCGGCAGCGCGACGGAGACGGTTTCACGCCGTTCGATGAGCACGCCGACTACCAGGACTACGTCGACGGCAAGCCGCGGGACGACGGGGTGCGGTCATTCCTGCAGAGCCGGCACATCGGCGTCGATGACGCGACGGTGCGCGAGCTCGGCGACCGGAAGAACACGGCGTTCCAGCACACCCTCGACAAGGACGGTGTGGAGGTGTTCGACGGGTCGCGGCGCTTCCTCGAGGCCGTCGCCGAGGCGGGGCTGCGGCGCGCAGTCGTTTCCTCGAGCGCCAACACCAAGCAGGTCCTGGAGATCACCGGGCTCGACGTCTACATCGAGGTCCGCGTCGACGGGGTCACGCTGAACGAGGAACACCTGTCGGGCAAGCCGGCCCCGGACACGTTCCTGCGCGCGGCGCAGCTGCTCGACGTGGACCCGGCCGAGGCCGCGGTGTTCGAGGATGCGCAGTCCGGCGTCGCCGCCGGGCACGCCGGCCACTTCGGCGCCGTGGTCGGCGTCGACCGCGTCGGGCAGGCCGACGCGCTGCGCGCGCAGGGGGCCGACATCGTGGTCACCGACCTCGCGGAGCTGTTGCCGTCATGATGATCACCGACGACGCGTTCCCCGTCGAACCGTGGCAGGTCCGCGAGACCGAGCTGCGCATCGACCTGTTGCCCCAGAGCGAGTCGCTGTTCGCATTGTCCAACGGACACATCGGCTTTCGCGGCAACCTCGACGAAGGGGAGCCCTACGGCCTGCCCGGCACCTACCTCAACGGGTTCTACGAGGTCCGGCCGCTGCCCTACGCCGAGGCCGGGTTCGGCTACCCCGAGGACGGCCAGTCCATCGTCGACGTCACCAACGGCAAGCTGATCCGGCTGCTCGTCGAGGACGAGCCATTCGACGTCCGGTACGGCGAATTACTCTCGCACGAACGCGTTCTCGACATGCGGGCGGGTACGCTGAGCCGTTCCGCGGAGTGGTGCTCACCGGCCGGCAAACAGATCCGGATCAACTCCACGCGGCTGGTGTCGCTGGCGCACCGCGGGCTGGCCGCCATCGAGTACGAGGTAGAGGCGTGCCACGACGTCCGCATCACGCTGCAGTCGG
This window contains:
- a CDS encoding FAD-dependent oxidoreductase, which encodes MKRVVVAGLGDTGVLTAIKLARHTQVTGISSKPGLVSGQELGWRLARPQEWARHNWIPFGRFRGLDRVSTVHGTLTGLDLESRCVLVELADGTAQQVPYDALVIATGVHNGFWRTPALQGVDEIDADLRDPHDRLAAARSVIVVGGGAAAVSSAAQIATAWPGTRVDLYFPGDRALVGHHPRTWKTVQRRLIDASVGLNPGHRAELSPGFTPAALTTEPVHWSTGQPPATADVVLWAIGRVAPNTGWLPAELLDEHGFVRVTPTLQVPGHPEVFAIGDVAATDPLRSSARNRADGLLARNVRAFFDGGTLKAYRAPTRRWGSVLGIQPDGLEVFAPNGRAFRFPAWSFERVLMPWIVRWGIYRGIRSEPSRR
- the lipE gene encoding lipase LipE → MTSAAAGRIPVADDLDAVTSVAAEDHTGVDPAAVERIWQAARHWYAAGMHPAIQVCVRREGRIVLDRAIGHARGNGPADAPDAEKVVVGTDTPFCVYSTAKAITTTVAHMLVERGVFSLDDRVCDYLPSYTSHGKDRTTIRHVMTHSAGVPFATGPRPDLKRMDDSEYTREMLGRMKPVYPPGLVHIYHGVTWGPLMREIINAATDRNIRDILHDEILGPLGFRWTNYGVAPQDVPLVALSHVTGKPLPAPIAKAFKTAVGGTPQQIIPFSNTPAFLTGVIPSSNTVSNAHELSRFAEILCRGGELDGVRVMSAETLRAATAEARRLRPDLATGMAPMRWGTGYMLGSKRFGPFGRDAAGAFGHTGLTHIAMWADPTRALSVAVVSSGKPGGHREAKRYPQLLDRINAEMARI
- a CDS encoding heme-binding protein translates to MNSSAISVRKNLARVGAACVFGGLAAATVAVPVASAAPGEQCSASQVAGTAGSVATAARQYLDSHPGANQAVTAAMNQPRPEAEANLRGYFTANPGEYYDLRGILSPIGDTQRACNVNVLPGDLQSAYNTFMAG
- a CDS encoding nitroreductase family protein, which produces MMSTARTLRRFTDEPVGDATLQRCLQAATWAPSGANAQAWRFVVLRSPEQRAVVARAAAPALSVIEPVYGMRRPAPDDRSPRARNDRATYELHDRAGEFTSVLFTQKRFATASELLLGGSIFPAMQNFLLAARAQGLGACPTSWASYDGEHLLRKAVGVPADWMLAGHVVVGWPKGRHGPLRRRPLREAVNLDRWDQSWDQNK
- a CDS encoding VOC family protein, encoding MPGIEVGLVTTNLDAMTAFYEGFLELEPQGEIAFSDAGGGGSQRRYTLGNSVLKLVTYTTAPAPAVPGGGRAQAGLRYFTIGVNGLRAVAEAFEASPYEIVEPVTEFAPVPGMGFMFVADPDGNHLELFGTL
- a CDS encoding rhomboid family intramembrane serine protease — encoded protein: MSYPPSYPTPPQQAPACYRHPDRPTYVRCTRCNRYICGECMHDAAVGHQCADCVNEGARSVRQATTPFGAVQRRSRTPVVTYTLIGLNVAMFALQMAVPGTQRALALLPLAVAEGEWYRLVTSAFLHFGITHIAFNMLALYFVGPQLEAALGRLRFSALYLLSALGGSALAYLLTLNALTAGASGAVFGLFGATFVVGKRLNMDIRGVMAVIALNLAFTFVFPLISSVNISWQGHIGGLVTGAAVAAAYAYAPRASRVAVQAGASAVVLVLLLAMIVYRTADLRAMFGLS
- a CDS encoding LLM class F420-dependent oxidoreductase is translated as MRVGVVFPQTELGGDPGAVRAFGARAEELGFAHLLAYDHVLGADPAVHQGWAGPYDIDTTFHEPLVLLGYLAALTSTLELVTGVIILPQRQTALVAKQAAEVDLLSGGRLRLGVGLGWNAVEYEALGEQFGNRGKRSEEQLELLRLLWTQRSVTFEGRHHRVIGAGLAPHPVQRPIPLWMGAASPRAYARAGRFADGWFPIVPPGPALEEARSLVDAAARDAGRDPAGIGMEGRVQWRHDPDAIAAGTDAWARTGATHLSVDLMGAGLRTVEQHLAALEAVADAAGLTAS
- a CDS encoding beta-phosphoglucomutase family hydrolase, with translation MFGLPDRIRACLFDLDGVLTDTASVHRRAWKAMFDEYLRQRDGDGFTPFDEHADYQDYVDGKPRDDGVRSFLQSRHIGVDDATVRELGDRKNTAFQHTLDKDGVEVFDGSRRFLEAVAEAGLRRAVVSSSANTKQVLEITGLDVYIEVRVDGVTLNEEHLSGKPAPDTFLRAAQLLDVDPAEAAVFEDAQSGVAAGHAGHFGAVVGVDRVGQADALRAQGADIVVTDLAELLPS